In a single window of the Nicotiana tomentosiformis chromosome 8, ASM39032v3, whole genome shotgun sequence genome:
- the LOC104117083 gene encoding carotenoid cleavage dioxygenase 8 homolog B, chloroplastic encodes MASFASSSTKIYCNKILSDIFDHGKDEPYFGKVKINEKVKKNLALKLVSNVANQLPVIVLPPDEVVKKEKKLAAWTSVRQERWEGELVVEGDLPLWLNGTYLRNGPGQWHIGNYNFRHLFDGYATLVRLHFENGRLIMGHRQIESEAYKAAKHNNKICYREFSEVPKPDNFISYIGDMAKLLSGASLTDNANTGVVKLGDGRVVCLTETIKGSIVIDPNTLDTIGKFEFSDSLGGLIHSAHPIVTESEFWTLIPDLINPGYLVVRMEQGTNERKYIGRVSCRGGPAAGWVHSFPVTEHYIIVPEMPLRYCAQNLLKAEPTPLYKFEWHPHSKGFMHVMCKASGNIVASVEVPLFVTFHFINAYEEKDEDGRVSAVIADCCEHSADTTILDKLRLENLRSFNGEDVLPDARVGRFRIPLDGSPYGELEAALNPNEHGRGMDMCSFNPSYLGKKYRYAYACGAKRPCNFPNTLTKIDLFEKKAKNWYDEGAVPSEPFFVPRPGATEEDDGVVISMISDKNGEGYALILDGSTFEEIARAKFPYGLPYGLHGCWVPKK; translated from the exons ATGGCTTCTTTTGCTTCTTCATCAACCAAAATTTACTGTAACAAGATCCTTTCTGACATATTTGATCATGGCAAAGATGAACCTTATTTTGGGAAGGTGAAAATCAATGAAAAAGTCAAGAAAAATCTAGCCTTGAAATTGGTTTCAAACGTAGCCAACCAATTGCCCGTGATTGTTCTACCACCAGATGAAGTGGTCAAGAAGGAGAAGAAGCTCGCTGCATGGACTAGCGTTCGCCAAGAAAGATGGGAAGGAGAGCTCGTCGTAGAAGGCGACTTACCACTCTGGCTG AATGGCACATACCTGAGAAATGGTCCAGGACAATGGCACATAGGGAACTACAATTTCCGGCACCTTTTCGACGGCTACGCCACCTTAGTCCGTCTTCATTTCGAAAACGGACGGCTAATAATGGGTCACAGGCAAATCGAATCGGAGGCATACAAAGCAGCAAAACACAACAACAAAATTTGTTACAGAGAATTTTCCGAAGTACCTAAGCCAGACAATTTCATATCGTACATTGGTGACATGGCCAAATTACTCTCCGGTGCGTCCCTAACCGATAACGCGAACACCGGAGTCGTTAAGCTCGGCGATGGCCGAGTTGTTTGCCTAACGGAGACAATAAAAGGATCAATCGTAATTGATCCGAACACACTTGACACAATAGGGAAATTCGAGTTTAGTGATTCGTTAGGCGGGTTGATACATTCGGCTCATCCAATTGTAACGGAGAGTGAGTTTTGGACGTTGATACCAGATTTGATAAATCCAGGATATTTGGTAGTGAGAATGGAACAAGGAACAAATGAGAGGAAGTATATAGGGAGAGTGAGTTGTAGAGGAGGACCAGCAGCAGGATGGGTCCATTCGTTCCCAGTGACGGAACATTATATTATTGTGCCGGAAATGCCACTAAGGTATTGTGCCCAAAATTTATTAAAGGCTGAGCCCACACCACTTTACAAGTTTGAGTGGCACCCTCATTCCAAAGGTTTCATGCATGTTATGTGTAAAGCCAGTGGCAATATT GTGGCAAGTGTGGAAGTGCCATTATTTGTGACTTTCCATTTCATAAATGCATACGAGGAGAAAGATGAAGATGGCAGAGTTAGTGCTGTTATTGCAGACTGCTGTGAACATAGCGCCGACACCACCATCCTTGACAAGCTCCGGCTTGAGAATCTCCGGTCATTCAACGGCGAGGATGTCTTGCCCGATGCAAG GGTTGGGAGATTTAGAATCCCATTAGATGGGAGTCCATATGGAGAGTTAGAAGCAGCATTGAACCCAAATGAACATGGGAGAGGCATGGATATGTGCAGCTTTAATCCTTCTTATTTAGGCAAGAAATATAGATATGCTTATGCTTGTGGTGCTAAGAGGCCTTGTAATTTCCCCAACACTCTTACAAAG ATTGACTTGTTTGAGAAAAAGGCAAAGAATTGGTACGATGAGGGTGCTGTGCCTTCTGAACCATTCTTTGTGCCTCGACCTGGTGCAACCGAGGAAGACGACG GAGTTGTAATCTCAATGATCAGTGACAAAAATGGAGAAGGTTATGCTCTAATATTGGACGGATCCACATTTGAAGAAATTGCACGAGCAAAGTTTCCTTATGGTCTTCCCTATGGACTGCATGGTTGTTGGGTTCCAAAGAAATAG